From Rhododendron vialii isolate Sample 1 chromosome 7a, ASM3025357v1:
TTTGCTGCATCAGAAAGGAAAAATTCCACAAACGATAGTACCACTTGACAAGAGGGAGACATTTCAGAATTCATAACCCAAAGCAAAACTGGTTCAAACCGAAACCCTTGAAGAAGGTTTCAATAGGGTTCAAGTTCTCTCTTCACAACTTCCAATTTCTGCTTGAAATATTTGAGATCATCTCATCGGATGAAAACCCCGCTTACCTACTCCCAACCAATATTTTGCCAAACTTATCAGTGCCACATTCCACCACAACTCATAATACTGGCAAAACCAATAGCACTCATTCAGAGTGTTTCATCAAGTCCTAGAGCCATGGCTTTATGCTTCAAGGATGTCAAGTAACCAATGGCTTCATCAAGAATTGCAATTACATCTTTACCCTTCCTGCCGGGAACTATATTCTGCATAATCCTTACTGTCTCCCTTATCTTGTCCTCCCTGGATCTCTTGTTTCCTATCACGGAAACAAATTTTTCTCCCAGGCCTAGATTTTTCCCAGCAGCACAACTAGATTCTGCACCATCCTCACAATCGAAGCATCTTTTGGATTTAAATGAGCTTGCAGTGTCTAGAACATCATAACCTCCGTCGGACAATTTCATCCTTTTCGTAGGCCCATCACAACTGGCAACTTCTTCACTTTCTTCAGGCAAATCTTGCCTGTCATAAGCTGTCATTGTACTAGGTGAGTGACCGGTGCTAGCTTCTTCATCGTCCTCGTtataatcatcatcatcatcagagTAAAGCAATGCATTGATTTCTTCAGTGTCTTCATGCATGTCACTTTCAGAGGTATCTCTCTGATTCTCATCACATTCATCAGTTAAAATAGGCCCGGCGCAATGAATCGCATCTTTTCTGGTTCCTCGCTCCGACAGATTCGAAACATAAGCGTCATTGAGCATTGGGCCTAAAGAAGTCAGGCACTGGGCAGGAGTCCCAATCCCAGAACTGAACATCAATGTCGTTTGATCACCTGACTGATCAAACACAAGGAATCTCTTCTGGTCACGCCCAGATGCTTTATCATCAGGTTGAATGACCTCCACACGATTCTCATGGGGACAGCTTGGTATCTTCTCTATGAAAGTAGTATCCCGCGGTGGAGTGAATGCCTGCTGGAAGCGAGGTGGAAAATTGAACCAAGCGTGAGGTTCAATCGGTTGGGTCACCTTGGAATGAGGAAACCCTGAAAAAGGAGACCAGGGGAAAACCCCATTTGTGGAACCCACATTAGCACAATGGCTCATATAAGCAGGGATTGAATTCTGTGGCCCCAGGTTAAATGGAGCACTCGAGGTATCCAAATTGGGTGATACTCGACCAGATTGCTGGTGAAGAAACCAGGATCCAAAGTCCTTCTCCATTCAACTGAACAATCACCTAAAAgacccaaacaaaaaacaacataTCAGATTAATTGGAAGCAAGACAAGGCAAAAGTATTAGTAAAGTTGAAAGTTAGAAGCTAGAAGCGGTGAAACGTACCAATAGGGCAATGTTTGTGGTATTACAGATTGCTGATTACTTGGTGCTTTCTTTTCAGGGAAAACTAAATACTCCAGCTTAACTTGAACAAAATAGCTTGATGAAAAAACAAATATCTACGTGACGGGTTTAAGCAAATGACGAAAATATTCAGCCTGGCAATCCTGTAGAGGTTGAAAGCAAGCTATGACTCTAACTATAATGGTGGCACTCCCAGCAATCCCATTCTCATGCTTCAATGCCCGGAATCTTGTTTGACCAGCTGCTTGGCACACCATAACTACTAATTCCCAACCCTTTATAATCACAACACCACTACGTCTTTTCACCAAACCAGACAACGATCGAACAAGGACACCAACAAGAATTCAACACAGATACGACAAAAATATCGGTGACAGACCGGATTTAGTCTCTAAATTGAAACAAACAAGGATCAAACAGAAACCCGCAGCAAGAATTCGACACAAATACGAGAAAAAGATCGGTGATGGAAACAAAGTTAATGTTCAGATTGAAACAACcaaggatcaaaaaaaaaaaaaaccaacaagaaCTCGATATAGATATGAGAAAGAGATAGGATTTAATGACTAGATAGGAAGGGTAACACGAAAAGCGAAATTCAGCTAATCATGCGGACGTAGCAGGGAATGACAACAAACAGATTGGACCCCATGGATGGAAAGGGTGTGTATATATCAAGAAGCAAGGAAGTTAAAGGTGTGTTTGGGTTAAATGGATTACAGAATCACTCGACAGTACAGGTTCAGGGAGATTACTTTCCTAAATACGTCAACAGAGAGACTACCCCACCGCATGCTGTTCTAACTGTAATCTGATCGCCGCGACAATTTCCTTCGCCAAAATCAGTTCAAAGAACCTGTAAAGAGTCATACATACATCATATAAGCATacacaaaatagaagaaaatgtCAGAAATAAAAATCCCTAACAGTAACCTGGTTGCTGAAAAAATGCAAGCAGCAGCAGTAAATCAGTCAATCAATGCGAAATTCAAGCACTTTCGCTTAGggtaatcatgttttttttgttatttctataattttcttCAATTTATACGAAAATTGAGCGGATCAACAAAAGGCTAAATCTCAGTTGATTGTGGCAGCAAGGTCACTCTGCCACATACAATTGGCTTGTCGTTCTTGACCTTAAAAAGGCGTGAATGGATATATAATAGTAATGTTTTGGATTACGCTACATATTCTGAGCAACCAAACAAGAGGAATACGGAAATATGCCATTTAAATCTAAATCTATCACGTTTCCTTCAATCAATTACTAGAAGTTAACAGATATAAACAAACAAAGCTCATTAAAATGAAATTATCCAGGAAAATATTGAGAGAAACCCACAAGGGGGGAAATAAAAGCAACCAAAAGAGGAAGATTGAGACCGAAAACGGAGAAAAACACGAAATCAAAGCTTAAAGGAGAGAAATTCaccaaattaacaatgcaagaaaacaaattaaggaGGTAGAGACTTACAGTGGACCAATTTCTAGGCAAGTTGAACCAAATCTCTGGTGGGTTATCTCAAAATTCAAGAAActgcgtagagagagagagagagagagagagtgaatgCAGTCAAAGAGAGAAGATGAGGGGGAGAGCACGGGTGGGGGTGACATATATAGGAATTTAAATGGACATGAATACCCTTCTAAGTtcgtgtgggtgtgggtgtggggttgttatttttttcaatttttttttctcatatgTTCGTTACGCACGCTTGGAATAACTCTACAATCATAGAGCATATGTACAATAATGTGTATTCTTTCCATTTGACCAGGAGTCTGGGTCATCATACGCACATTTTTACGATCTTGAAATTAATGAGCGGACAAATTATCTAGCGACCGCAAGATCTTAAATGTTTGTTCTCTGCAAAATGCAAACATAAGACCTATGAAAAACAAACACTGTATTTATTTCTCCTGCTCACTTGCCGGAGTGGGAG
This genomic window contains:
- the LOC131332470 gene encoding transcription factor bHLH143-like; protein product: MEKDFGSWFLHQQSGRVSPNLDTSSAPFNLGPQNSIPAYMSHCANVGSTNGVFPWSPFSGFPHSKVTQPIEPHAWFNFPPRFQQAFTPPRDTTFIEKIPSCPHENRVEVIQPDDKASGRDQKRFLVFDQSGDQTTLMFSSGIGTPAQCLTSLGPMLNDAYVSNLSERGTRKDAIHCAGPILTDECDENQRDTSESDMHEDTEEINALLYSDDDDDYNEDDEEASTGHSPSTMTAYDRQDLPEESEEVASCDGPTKRMKLSDGGYDVLDTASSFKSKRCFDCEDGAESSCAAGKNLGLGEKFVSVIGNKRSREDKIRETVRIMQNIVPGRKGKDVIAILDEAIGYLTSLKHKAMALGLDETL